In Candidatus Margulisiibacteriota bacterium, a single genomic region encodes these proteins:
- the argJ gene encoding bifunctional glutamate N-acetyltransferase/amino-acid acetyltransferase ArgJ, translating to MLPKGFQYAGVHAGLKDGAKKDMGLIVSEKKAVCAGVTTTNLACAACVKRGRKILRRGSAKAIIVNTKYANACTGKQGDKDDAEYAKIAEKLFGGPVLTASTGVIGQNLPMDKIKKGAELLQKNLKHDYDDFAEAILTTDLVVKKISKTVQLLGRDVTICGVAKGSGMIHPNMATMLAFITTDASLSHSLLQRIIREVTAISFNQVTVDGDTSTNDMCLCLANGMSGARIDRQTLPIFQAALTEVLIYLAKAIAADGEGATKLIEVNVTGARALKEARLAAKAVAGSPLVKCAVYGGDDNWGRVIAAVGRSGARFDPEKVRMKWDGLQSKTVTINIDLANGRESAQAWGCDLTEGYVKINTKYN from the coding sequence ATGTTGCCGAAAGGTTTTCAATATGCCGGGGTACATGCTGGTCTGAAAGACGGCGCTAAAAAGGACATGGGGCTGATCGTTTCCGAGAAAAAGGCGGTTTGCGCCGGCGTCACCACGACCAATCTGGCCTGCGCCGCCTGCGTCAAGCGCGGCCGCAAAATACTGCGCCGCGGCTCCGCCAAAGCGATTATCGTGAACACCAAATACGCCAATGCCTGCACCGGCAAACAGGGCGATAAAGATGACGCCGAGTATGCCAAAATTGCGGAAAAACTTTTCGGCGGGCCGGTCTTGACCGCTTCGACCGGCGTGATCGGCCAGAATTTGCCTATGGATAAAATAAAAAAAGGCGCGGAACTGCTCCAAAAAAACCTGAAGCACGATTACGACGATTTCGCCGAGGCGATTTTGACCACAGACCTTGTCGTAAAAAAAATATCCAAGACCGTGCAGCTTCTGGGCCGCGATGTGACGATCTGCGGCGTGGCCAAAGGTTCCGGCATGATCCACCCTAATATGGCCACGATGCTGGCTTTTATTACCACTGACGCTTCGCTAAGTCACAGCCTTTTACAGAGAATTATTCGTGAAGTTACCGCTATTTCTTTTAATCAGGTGACTGTCGATGGCGATACCAGCACCAATGATATGTGCCTTTGCCTGGCCAACGGTATGTCCGGCGCGCGTATTGACCGCCAGACTTTGCCTATTTTTCAGGCGGCGTTGACCGAAGTCCTCATTTATCTGGCCAAAGCGATAGCCGCGGACGGCGAGGGCGCGACCAAGCTCATCGAGGTCAACGTGACCGGCGCGCGCGCGCTCAAAGAAGCGCGGCTGGCCGCCAAAGCGGTGGCTGGTTCGCCGCTGGTCAAATGCGCGGTGTACGGCGGCGACGACAATTGGGGCAGGGTGATCGCGGCGGTCGGCCGCAGCGGGGCAAGATTTGACCCCGAAAAAGTCAGAATGAAATGGGACGGTCTGCAAAGCAAGACTGTGACCATCAATATCGACCTCGCCAACGGCCGCGAATCCGCGCAGGCTTGGGGCTGCGATCTGACCGAGGGGTACGTTAAGATAAATACAAAGTATAATTAG
- a CDS encoding type II toxin-antitoxin system HicB family antitoxin: MNKYEIIVYWSEADSAYIAEVPELAGCMADGQTYNEAVQSADAAIFDWIETASFLGRTIPAPKGKLLYA; this comes from the coding sequence ATGAATAAATATGAAATTATAGTTTATTGGAGCGAAGCGGACAGCGCGTATATCGCTGAAGTTCCAGAATTGGCTGGTTGCATGGCAGACGGACAGACCTATAACGAAGCGGTACAAAGCGCTGACGCGGCAATTTTTGACTGGATCGAAACAGCGTCTTTTTTAGGCCGTACTATCCCCGCGCCTAAAGGCAAACTGCTGTACGCTTAA
- the argC gene encoding N-acetyl-gamma-glutamyl-phosphate reductase encodes MSGKIKIGIIGATGYTGAELLRLLLDHPAVEIKYLTTTSAAGQDINAIYPFLRPRFSQKLAEYKLSAARKLDAVFICLPHGRSMDIAPELVNAGVKVIDLGADFRFRDIAVYEKTYQKHTAPKMNARAVYGLPEYNRARLKKAQLVANPGCYVTAATLALKPIVEGLPFVEGSIIIDAKSGASGAGRALRQDTHFLEVYTNFSTYKLGAHRHQPEIEQNLGGAPVVFSPHLLPVNRGILATIYVKLSKKTNTDDVLSVLQKRYQNEPFVRVVENPPTLKDVVGSNYCLISPTVVGDGSQLILVSVLDNLVKGASGQAVQNMNIMCGLPETTGLERLALNP; translated from the coding sequence ATGAGCGGCAAAATAAAAATAGGCATTATCGGCGCGACGGGTTACACCGGCGCGGAGTTGCTCCGCCTTTTGCTCGACCACCCCGCGGTGGAAATAAAATACCTGACCACCACTTCGGCGGCCGGGCAGGATATCAACGCAATATATCCTTTTTTGCGCCCGCGTTTTTCCCAAAAACTGGCCGAGTATAAATTGTCCGCGGCGCGGAAACTCGACGCGGTTTTTATCTGCCTGCCGCATGGCCGATCTATGGATATCGCGCCGGAGCTGGTGAACGCTGGCGTGAAAGTCATCGATCTTGGCGCGGATTTTCGTTTTCGGGATATTGCCGTTTATGAAAAAACCTACCAAAAACACACCGCGCCGAAAATGAACGCGCGGGCTGTTTACGGTCTGCCGGAATACAATCGCGCGCGGCTCAAAAAAGCCCAGCTGGTCGCCAATCCGGGCTGTTATGTCACAGCGGCGACTTTGGCTTTAAAACCGATAGTCGAAGGCCTGCCTTTTGTCGAGGGGTCTATCATTATCGATGCCAAATCCGGAGCTTCCGGAGCGGGACGCGCTCTGCGGCAGGACACCCATTTTTTGGAAGTCTATACAAATTTTTCGACTTACAAACTTGGCGCGCATCGTCATCAGCCGGAAATAGAGCAGAATTTAGGGGGCGCTCCAGTGGTTTTTTCACCGCATCTTTTACCGGTCAATCGCGGTATTTTGGCAACAATTTATGTGAAGTTGAGCAAAAAAACAAACACGGACGATGTATTGTCCGTATTGCAAAAACGGTACCAAAATGAGCCTTTTGTGCGCGTTGTGGAAAACCCGCCGACTTTGAAAGACGTTGTGGGGAGCAATTACTGTCTGATCTCTCCAACGGTTGTCGGGGACGGCAGTCAGCTGATTTTGGTGTCTGTTCTGGATAATCTGGTCAAAGGCGCGTCTGGTCAAGCCGTGCAGAATATGAATATAATGTGCGGACTGCCGGAAACCACGGGTTTGGAAAGGCTTGCTTTAAATCCGTAA
- a CDS encoding antitoxin, with protein MKRKKTVFKLDPYEQSIEDRIETFVPASAETRARFAEVIERARKSRNVNLRFNGSDLGKVKQKAGECGLPYQTFITMVLHKYVTDQFIDRHEAHKVWQAKS; from the coding sequence GTGAAAAGAAAAAAAACAGTGTTCAAACTTGATCCTTATGAACAGAGCATCGAAGATCGGATCGAGACTTTTGTTCCGGCGTCGGCTGAGACCAGAGCGAGATTTGCTGAGGTCATTGAGCGTGCCCGAAAAAGCCGCAATGTCAATCTGCGTTTCAACGGCAGTGATCTGGGTAAAGTGAAGCAAAAAGCCGGTGAGTGCGGTTTGCCGTATCAGACTTTTATCACAATGGTTTTGCATAAATATGTTACCGATCAATTCATTGACCGTCACGAGGCGCATAAGGTCTGGCAGGCGAAATCCTGA